One window from the genome of Desulfuromonadales bacterium encodes:
- the rnr gene encoding ribonuclease R, producing the protein MKELSPIDILEFLQQQARHPLTAQEILEQFSLSRPQRQAAMRLLRSLVDEGVLVHIKGDRYSLPRQINLVTGTVSAHRDGYGFVSPARGEGADVFIPARFMREVMNGDRVVVRVEHGLRSGRPEGRIIRVLERAHRTLVGRFEAGRRFGYVVPADPRLGTDLLIPRGTARQVRPGQMVVARIDTYPGRNRSAEGTIVEVLGDPADPEVEILIIAHKYGLPVEFPGEVLAAAATVPERVEEADRQGREDLRQLPTVTIDGETAKDFDDAVSVRREEDGRIRLWVSIADVGHYVAEGSPVDLEAYERATSVYFPGKCLPMLPEKLSNGICSLNPNVERLAMTAEMLFDRQGHRLESRFYPSVICSRARLTYTEVAAMVVQEEPAPIARYPEIYPHLLVMAELAQRLTAMRRQRGSLDFDLPEAEIVLDLQGRPENIVRAERNLAHRLIEEFMLAANEAVATFLAGRGAPLLYRVHEPPSAEKLQSFQEFIGHFNYGISLEKGSVDPRKLQELLAGLEGKPDERMINQVLLRCMKQAQYSPENVGHFGLAADLYCHFTSPIRRYPDLVVHRVLRQVLTAGKMPEKRKARLQEVLPAMGEHTSQRERRAMEAEREIVSLKKCQFMADKVGAVFAGFVSGVQPFGFFVELKDLFVEGLVHISSIADDFYVFEEDLHRLVGQHRRRIFQIGDAMQVTVAKVDLDRREIDFVLADDEAKPGVRGPKSRVQAPSAKKSGKRKQPRRPG; encoded by the coding sequence ATGAAGGAGTTGTCCCCGATCGACATCCTGGAGTTTCTGCAGCAGCAGGCGCGCCACCCGCTGACCGCGCAGGAAATCCTCGAGCAATTCTCCCTCTCCAGGCCGCAGCGCCAGGCGGCCATGCGTCTGCTCCGCTCTCTGGTCGATGAGGGTGTCCTGGTGCATATCAAGGGGGATCGCTACTCGCTGCCCCGGCAGATCAACCTGGTCACCGGCACTGTTTCGGCGCACCGCGACGGCTACGGGTTCGTCTCACCGGCGCGCGGGGAGGGCGCGGACGTCTTCATCCCTGCCCGTTTCATGCGCGAAGTCATGAATGGCGACCGGGTGGTGGTGCGGGTGGAACATGGCTTGCGCAGCGGCCGTCCGGAGGGGCGGATCATCCGGGTGCTGGAGCGGGCGCACCGGACGCTGGTCGGCCGTTTCGAGGCCGGGCGCCGTTTCGGCTACGTGGTGCCGGCCGACCCGCGCCTGGGTACCGACCTGCTCATCCCCAGGGGCACCGCCCGCCAGGTCCGCCCTGGCCAGATGGTGGTCGCCCGCATCGATACCTACCCCGGCAGGAACCGCAGCGCCGAGGGGACGATTGTCGAGGTCCTTGGCGACCCGGCCGACCCGGAAGTCGAGATTCTGATCATTGCCCACAAGTACGGCCTGCCGGTCGAGTTCCCGGGAGAGGTTCTGGCTGCCGCGGCCACGGTTCCCGAGCGGGTGGAAGAGGCTGACCGGCAGGGGCGCGAAGATTTACGACAGCTGCCGACAGTGACCATCGACGGGGAGACCGCCAAGGACTTCGACGACGCCGTATCCGTGCGCCGCGAGGAGGATGGGCGGATCCGCCTCTGGGTCTCCATCGCCGATGTCGGGCATTATGTCGCGGAGGGGAGTCCGGTCGATCTGGAGGCCTACGAGCGGGCCACCAGTGTCTATTTCCCCGGCAAGTGCCTCCCCATGCTCCCCGAAAAACTCAGCAACGGCATCTGCTCGCTGAACCCGAATGTCGAGCGGCTGGCCATGACCGCCGAAATGCTCTTCGACCGGCAGGGTCACCGGTTGGAGAGCCGTTTTTACCCCTCGGTGATCTGCAGTCGGGCGCGCCTGACCTATACCGAGGTCGCCGCGATGGTCGTGCAGGAAGAGCCGGCGCCGATCGCCCGCTATCCGGAGATTTATCCCCATCTGCTGGTGATGGCCGAACTGGCCCAACGCTTGACGGCGATGCGCCGTCAGCGCGGCAGCCTCGATTTCGATCTGCCCGAAGCCGAGATCGTTCTCGACCTGCAGGGCCGTCCGGAGAACATCGTGCGGGCCGAGCGGAATCTGGCCCACCGGCTTATCGAGGAATTCATGCTGGCGGCCAACGAGGCGGTGGCGACTTTTTTGGCCGGCCGTGGCGCCCCCTTGCTCTATCGGGTCCACGAGCCGCCTTCGGCGGAGAAGCTGCAGTCCTTCCAGGAATTCATCGGCCACTTCAATTACGGGATTTCCCTCGAAAAGGGGAGCGTCGACCCGCGCAAACTGCAGGAGCTGCTTGCCGGGCTGGAGGGGAAGCCGGACGAGCGGATGATCAATCAGGTATTGCTGCGGTGCATGAAACAGGCGCAATATTCGCCGGAGAACGTGGGGCATTTCGGCCTTGCCGCGGACCTCTACTGTCATTTTACGTCACCGATCCGGCGCTATCCCGACCTGGTGGTCCATCGGGTTCTGCGGCAAGTGCTCACGGCGGGGAAAATGCCGGAAAAACGCAAAGCTCGTCTGCAGGAAGTCCTGCCCGCCATGGGGGAGCACACCTCGCAGCGGGAGCGGCGGGCGATGGAGGCCGAGCGGGAGATCGTCAGCCTGAAGAAATGCCAGTTCATGGCCGACAAGGTGGGAGCAGTCTTCGCCGGTTTTGTTTCCGGTGTCCAGCCCTTCGGCTTTTTCGTGGAACTCAAGGACCTGTTCGTCGAGGGCCTCGTGCATATATCGAGCATCGCGGACGACTTCTATGTGTTCGAAGAAGATCTGCACCGCCTGGTCGGTCAGCATCGCCGCCGAATTTTTCAAATCGGCGACGCAATGCAGGTCACGGTGGCAAAGGTCGACCTCGATCGGCGGGAGATTGATTTCGTCCTGGCGGATGATGAAGCAAAACCCGGGGTCAGGGGTCCAAAGTCCCGGGTCCAAGCTCCAAGTGCAAAAAAGAGTGGCAAAAGGAAACAGCCCCGTCGGCCGGGATAA